The following coding sequences are from one Oncorhynchus kisutch isolate 150728-3 linkage group LG23, Okis_V2, whole genome shotgun sequence window:
- the rxfp3 gene encoding relaxin-3 receptor 1 encodes MDFLNGSSAGLRSEMQGKLAEEGSGFYSVSSLNFSFMLNETNQSFDFVGDGSAVLRIIISVIYSVVCALGLIGNILVLYLMKSKQVWKKSSINLFVTSLAVTDFQFVLTLPFWAIENALDFTWLFGKAMCKIVSYVTAMNMYASVFFLTAMSVARYWSVASALNSRRRRPRCCSAGFMSIVIWVAAIFAALPHAVFSTTATVSNEELCLVKFPDTVDAQFWLGLYHSQKVLIGFLIPLGIISVCYLLLLRFITSKNVNTSTAKRRSKVTKSVTIVVLSFFLCWLPNQALTAWGILIKHNVVHFSWAYYTTQAYVFPVSVCLAHSNSCLNPILYCLMRREFRKSLKKLFWQITSPSVTNMRPFTAVTKPEQDEHGHGMVPLALCPAEPALVFYPPGVVIYNGRNDMLPNST; translated from the coding sequence ATGGATTTTCTTAACGGCAGCAGTGCTGGGCTCAGGTCGGAGATGCAGGGTAAACTTGCCGAGGAAGGTTCCGGATTCTATTCTGTTTCTTCGTTGAACTTCTCTTTCATGCTTAATGAAACGAATCAGTCCTTTGATTTCGTGGGGGATGGATCCGCCGTCCTGAGAATAATCATCTCTGTGATTTACTCTGTGGTCTGTGCTTTGGGGTTGATAGGAAACATCCTTGTCTTATATCTAATGAAGTCTAAACAAGTATGGAAAAAATCGTCAATTAACCTTTTCGTGACGAGTTTAGCAGTGACCGATTTCCAGTTTGTATTAACTCTTCCCTTTTGGGCAATAGAGAACGCTTTGGACTTCACTTGGCTTTTTGGAAAAGCCATGTGCAAGATAGTGTCTTACGTGACGGCGATGAATATGTACGCAAGTGTGTTTTTCCTGACTGCTATGAGTGTGGCACGATACTGGTCCGTTGCTTCTGCGCTCAATAGCAGGCGGCGCCGTCCTCGCTGCTGCTCCGCAGGCTTTATGAGCATTGTCATATGGGTTGCTGCTATATTCGCAGCTTTGCCCCATGCGGTGTTTTCCACAACGGCGACTGTCTCCAACGAGGAACTGTGTCTTGTTAAATTTCCAGACACTGTCGACGCACAATTTTGGCTTGGACTTTACCATAGCCAAAAAGTACTGATCGGGTTTCTAATCCCGCTGGGGATCATCTCCGTCTGCTACCTACTCCTTCTGCGCTTCATCACATCCAAGAACGTGAACACCTCCACCGCAAAAAGACGCTCCAAAGTGACTAAATCAGTGACTATAGTGGTTCTGTCATTTTTCCTCTGTTGGTTGCCCAACCAGGCACTAACGGCTTGGGGGATTCTTATAAAACACAACGTTGTGCATTTTAGTTGGGCATATTACACCACGCAGGCATATGTAttcccagtgtctgtctgtttggcGCACTCCAACAGCTGTCTAAACCCCATATTGTATTGTCTAATGAGAAGAGAGTTCAGAAAGTCTTTGAAAAAACTTTTTTGGCAAATAACGTCTCCATCGGTGACCAACATGAGACCGTTTACGGCAGTGACCAAGCCGGAACAGGACGAGCACGGCCATGGGATGGTTCCGTTAGCTCTCTGTCCGGCAGAGCCAGCCTTGGTTTTCTATCCACCTGGTGTTGTTATTTACAATGGGAGAAACGATATGCTCCCGAACAGTACGTAG
- the slc45a2 gene encoding membrane-associated transporter protein, with translation MSLLTGDQPQPCRLPEPGTHITGLGCYSVGSVDCRESTKEDYLDSMEPVVFGVVELPRRSRGRLLLHGMVMFGREFCYAVEAAFVTPVLLSVGLPQSLYSLVWLISPILGFLLQPIIGSASDYCRSPWGRRRPYILALGIMMLVGLTLFLNGDAVISALVQDRSLKRIWAIVIVMFGVVLFDFAADFIDGPVKAYLFDVCSYTDKERGLHYHALLTGLGGAFGYLVGAMDWGHSSLGRLLGSEYQVIYFFSALTWMVFLTVHLFSIPETPLAKDISLDVLTPNALLLLSTHSSSGGYGSLHGSMSQESEADLRPRSFSALGEANSVTSSAKQPNKEQKRMTLKSCLLAMINMPSHYRCLCVSHLLGWTAFLCNMLFFTDFMGQIVYKGNPYADHNSTAYERYERGVEIGCWGLCINAVSSALYSYVQRLLLPYIGLKGLYFVGYFVFGLGTSLIGLFPNIITTLILCSVFGVMSSTLYTIPFNLISEYHREEEVQRKMGKGNPAGQDRGTGVDCAALTCMVQLAQIIVGAGLGALVNMAGSVIVVVLSASTMSLIGCLFIALFIRYVE, from the exons ATGTCCCTCCTCACAGGGGACCAACCCCAGCCATGCAGGCTTCCGGAGCCCGGAACACACATTACAGGTCTGGGCTGTTACTCCGTGGGGAGTGTGGACTGTAGGGAGTCTACGAAGGAGGACTACTTGGACAGTATGGAACCCGTTGTGTTTGGGGTGGTGGAGCTTCCGAGGCGGTCTCGGGGGAGGTTGCTGCTGCATGGCATGGTGATGTTTGGAAGGGAATTTTGCTATGCGGTGGAGGCAGCCTTCGTCACCCCGGTGCTGCTTAGTGTCGGACTCCCTCAGAGCTTGTACAGCCTTGTGTGGCTGATCAGCCCCATCCTGGGCTTCCTGCTGCAGCCCATCATCGGCTCGGCCAGCGACTACTGCAGGTCCCCGTGGGGCCGACGGAGGCCCTACATCCTCGCACTGGGGATTATGATGCTGGTGGGCCTTACCTTGTTTCTAAATGGAGATGCAGTCATATCAG CGTTAGTACAGGATAGGTCATTGAAGAGGATATGGGCCATCGTCATAGTCATGTTTGGAGTGGTGCTATTTGACTTTGCAGCAGACTTCATCGATGGGCCAGTCAAGGCCTACCTCTTTGACGTCTGCTCGTACACAGACAAGGAAAGAGGACTGCACTACCATGCCCTTCTCACAG GGCTTGGGGGTGCCTTTGGGTACCTCGTGGGAGCCATGGACTGGGGTCACTCGTCCCTGGGCCGACTGCTGGGGTCAGAGTACCAGGTCATCTACTTCTTCTCTGCTCTGACCTGGATGGTATTCCTCACCGTGCATCTCTTCAGCATCCCAGAGACACCCCTGGCCAAGGACATTAGCTTGGACGTGTTGACCCCCaatgccctcctcctcctcagcacACACAGCAGCAGTGGTGGCTATGGATCCTTGCATGGATCAATGTCCCAAGAGTCGGAGGCAGACCTCCGGCCTCGTTCATTCTCTGCCCTGGGGGAAGCCAATTCCGTCACATCCAGTGCCAAGCAACCCAACAAAGAG CAGAAGAGGATGACTCTGAAGTCATGTCTCCTGGCCATGATTAACATGCCTAGTCATTACCGCTGTCTCTGTGTCAGTCACCTGCTGGGTTGGACTGCCTTCCTCTGCAACATGCTTTTCTTCACAGACTTCATGGGACAG ATTGTGTACAAGGGCAACCCATATGCGGACCATAACTCCACAGCCTACGAGCGGTatgagaggggggtggagattgGATGCTGGGGTCTCTGCATCAACGCCGTCTCCTCTGCTCTTTACTCCT ATGTCCAGAGGCTGCTGCTGCCCTACATCGGTCTGAAGGGGCTCTACTTCGTAGGATACTTTGTGTTTGGTCTGGGCACCAGTCTTATCGGCCTGTTCCCCAACATTATCACCACCCTCATCCTGTGCAGTGTCTTCGGAGTCATGTCCAGCACCTTGTACACCATCCCCTTCAACCTCATCTCAGAGTACCACCGCGAGGAGGAG GTGCAGAGGAAGATGGGGAAAGGGAATCCTGCAGGACAGGATCGAGGCACCGGCGTGGATTGTGCTGCTCTCACGTGTATGGTGCAGCTGGCTCAGATCATCGTGGGGGCGGGACTGGGGGCATTGGTTAACATGGCAGGAAGTGTGATTGTGGTGGTCCTATCAGCGTCGACAATGTCTCTAATTGGCTGTCTGTTCATCGCCCTCTTCATCAGATACGTGGAATAA